gatggggcagggatgggcacggTGATCCCATGgggatgggatatgggatgggCACGgtgatcccatgggatgggaaatcagggatgggaaatcagGGATGGGCACGGtgatcccacagggatgggaaatcagGGATGGGCACGGTGATCCCATGGGGATGGGAAATCAGGGATGGGCACGgtgatcccatgggatgggaAATCAGGGATGGGCACGGTGATCCcatggggatggggcagggatgggcgAGGGGTGGCCGTGTCCAGGGACAGGCACCGGGTCCCTCaggggcaggaggtgacaggcGGGGGCTGAGTCcgcagggatgtggggacagcggggacacacCCACGTGTGTGTGACAGCCCTGCCACATCCCCGGGGGGGACGTGCCCATGTCTGGCCATGTCCGTGCCCCGTTGTGCCCACACGTGTCCgtgccctgtcccacccctgcccaTCGCTGTCCCCGTCCCGAGCCGATGCCCGTCCCCCGCcgggggcagtgccagcccggtgtcccctgctctgtccccagcccccccggtgctccgtgtccccagggccggcTCCGCTCCCCGTGTCCCTGCGGGGTCacccggggggtcccggggctgggggtgcccatcccgggggtccccccagccccctccgGCAGCCGCAGCCCCCCGGGCGGGCGCGGGGTCAAACATTAACCGGGCCGGGTTAACTGGTCACCGATTGTCCCCGCGGGGTCGGGCGGGCCCCCCGCGCCACCCCCGCCATAAAACCGGGGGGTCCCGCGGCTGTCCCCGAGCCCAGAGCCACCATGAGCGACCTCCAGGCGGTGAGTGCGGCCAGGGGGATCGGGACACTCACCTGGGGGGGGACAGCCACGCCCGGGCCACCCCAAACCCGGGGGGCAGGGGACACCCCTCGGCCATGTCCCCCCTGCTGGGGGTGCCACCCCTCGGGGGACCCCGCCCCGAAGGGTCCCGGCCCAGGGGGGTGCCCTGGAAGGGGGGAGGGGGTCTCGAGGCCATGGGGAGCTGCGGGGTTGGGGGGTCAGGGCCGGACCGGGGGGGGTTCCCACAGcaccctggggctgagcagggacccTCAGACTGTCCCCAACAGGGACAACTTGGGCTGGACCCCCCCCAGGAATCGGGGACAGCACCCCCGGGTCCGTCTGTGCCCCGGGGCGGGTTGGGGACGGTGTGTGGTGATCTGTGACACCGTGTGACACCGTGTGATTGATAGTGTGCGATTGTGTGACAAGGTGTGACATTGTGTGATTGTGTGTGACAAAGTGTGACAAAGTGTGACCCCTGCCACGGCGTGATCCCTTCTCGGTGCCgatgtccccttgtccccaatctcctgtccctgtcccctgtcctgtgtccctgtccccatcccgggcTGTCCCCCCGCAGGGCCCCGACTCCTCGGAGGAGCCCAAACCCGGCAAGGCCAAGACCGAGTTCCGCAACTACACCGTGAGTGGGGGGtcccgggacccccaaacccgGGGGGTGTCGGGGGGAACTGGGGGTCCCGAGAGCCCCAAACCCGAATGTCGGGGGTTCGGGGGGAACTGGGGGTCCCGGGAGCCCCAAACCCGACTGTCGGGGGTCCGGCTGCACGGggtggggggtgctgggggtcccATGGGTGCtccgggggtctctgggtggggggacacggggggatcCCCCCGGATTCCCCCCCCAGCCTCCGGCACTGCCCGCAGGAGGGGAAGCTGATCGACCGCGTGTACAACACCTACCTGCTCATGCACACCCACCAGACCGTGGAGTTCGTCCGCAGGAAGGTGGGGACCGCCCcggtgtccccctgtgtcccctgctgtcccccggtgtccccacaTCATGGGTGTCCCAGCCCGCATCCCCAATCCAGCCCcgctgccccatcccagcccgTTTGGGGGGCACCGACCCCCCGTCCCCAGCCCAGAAGGGTGTCGGGGTGGGGATGgcgtgtccccagggtgtccccagggtgtccccagggtgtccccgtgtccccagagcGCGCAGTACGGCTCGTGCTCGCTGCGGAGGATGAGCGTGATGGAAGCGCTGGAGCTGCTGGACCAAGTCGTGGACGAGTCGGACCCCGACGTGGATTTCCCCAACTCCTTCCACGCCTTCCAGACGGCCGAGGGGATCCGCCGGGCGCACCCCGACAAAGGTGGGGCCTGTCCCCGCCTGTCCCCGCCTGTCCCCGCCGGGGTGGCAGCCCCGCGGGTGACACGGCCCCGCTCGCCCCCAGACTGGTTCCACCTCGTGGGGCTCCTGCACGACCTGGGCAAGGTGCTGGTGCTGTTCGGGGAGCCCCAGGTGAGcgggaggtggggagggggttcGGGGggtccccccaggaccctcgGGGGGGGTGCTGACCCCTCCACCCCCCCGCAGTGGGCCGTGGTCGGGGACACCTTCCCGGTGGGCTGCAAGGTGCAGAAGTCGGTGGTTTATGGGGACTGCACCTTCCACGAGAACCCCGACACCAGAGACCCCCGGTACAGGTGAGCGGGACCCCCGGGGGGGTTTGAGACCCCCGGTACAGGTGAGCGGGACCCCCGGGGGGGTTTGAGATCCCCGGTACAGGTGAGCGGGACCCCCGGGGGGGTTcggggggctggggatggggtcCAGCCCTCACCCCCCACCCCATATCCCCAGCACCGAGTGCGGGATGTACCAGCCCGGCTGTGGCCTGGACAATGTCCTCATGTCCTGGGGACACGATGGTGAGtttgggggggctgtgggggggGTTCCCTCCTCGGGGCAGGgccccccaccccaaacagGGCCCTGGTGCCCCCGGGGGAAACTGTGCTGACCCCCTACCCTCCCTGCCCCCCTTctggggggctgcagctcccggggggggggctctgtgaCTCTGGGGGGGGTCTGCACCTCTCGGGGTCCCCCCCCCCGATGGgatccagcccctccccacgCCCCCTCCCCCTTTTCAGAGTACATGTACCAAGTGATGAAGTTCAACAACTTCGCCCTGCCCAAGgaggtgagctcacctgggggaggggctcagggagccCTGGCAGGTTTGGGGGTGCGGGGGGAGCCCCCTAAacctttcccccctcccaccccaggcCTTCTACATGGTTCGATTCCACTCCTTCTACCCCTGGCACGCCCACGGCGATTACGGGCACCTGTGCTCGGAGGAGGATCAGCGCATGCTGCCCTGGGTCCGGGAGCTCAAGTGCGTGCccgggaggggctgggggctcggCCGGGCCCCCAAGCGGGTTTGGGGGGGCCACCCCCtctccctgacccctccccgTTTGTCCCCGCAGCAAGTTCGATCTGTACACcaagcaggaggagctgcccgACGTGCAGCAGCTCCGCGCCTACTACCAGGGGCTGATCGACAAATACTGCccggggcagctctgctggtgacCCCGAGCCCTGCCCGGGACCCCCGAGCCCTGCTGGTGACCCCGACCCCcgcctgggacccccaaaccctgcctgggacccccaaaccctgcccagaccccccaaaccctgccgggctccccccagccccccacagcacccccacCCCACCCCGGGGCTCCCCAATAAATCTGTTTCTGCCGCACCCCCCGTGCCAATCCCCCCCCCAAAACGGGGGGCACCTGGCAGagcccgggaccccccccaaatcccaggagaGCTGCGGGGCTGGAATGTCAAAGgctttaattagaaaattataGGAAACCTCTGGgtttgggcagagctggggtgggatggggaggggagggggtgcGGGGGGAGCACCCCAAAGTGCCGGGGGGGGACCCCGAAGTGACCTgaagggctgggcagggtgacCAGAGGCGGCTGGCACTGCCTAAACTGCTCCAGCCcgtgggcacagagccccctcctgctctgagccctgacctgtgctgagccccctccccactgcGGGGCTGGCAGGGTCCCCAGGGAGTGGGACAAGGTCCCTAAAGTGTCCCCAAGCAGTGGGACAGGGTCCCCAGGGGTCCCCAAGCAGTGGGACAGGGTCTCCAAAGGGTCCCCAAGCAGTGGGACAGGGTCCCTaaagtgtccccaggcagtggGACAGGGTCCCCAAAgggtggggacaccttgggCACTGGGGAGGGGTCACTGGACCTTGGGGCCAGGTCCCCAAGGAGTTCCTGGGTAGTGGGACAaggtccccaaagtgtccccaaacaCTGGGAAGGGGTCCCCAAACAACCCCTGAATACTGAGGAGGGGTCCCCAAACAACCCCCGAATACTGAGAAGGGCTCCCCAGGAGTCCCTGGCCACtagggcagtgtccccaaggtgtccccaggcggtgggaggtgtccccgaggtgtccccacccctcaTGGCCACCACGCTGAAGGCACTGGGGGCTCCCACCCGGGGACTCGCCCCCTCCCCCCGGATTTTGGGGGGGCTTGTGGGGGCTACTTCTTCCTCTTGCTGCCGTGCCGGCCCTCGGTGGCCCTTGTCCCCTCGGTTCCCCGTGTCCCCTCgctgccccgtgtcccctcgctgccccgtgtcccctcggtgccccgtgtcccctcggTGGCCCGCAGCCCGTTCCGCTCGCCCCGCTCCCGGGTCCCTTTGTGGCGAGCGGGCGGTGTCACCCCCCGCGCCCGCCGGGCCAGGGCTCGCAGCAGCCCCGCGGTGGCGGCCACCAGGTACAGGGACCAGAGCACGGTGGGGCCCGAGTAGGGCTGGCACAGGCGGCGCACGGAGCGCAGGAACCGCGGCAGCAACGAGTCAGCCCGGCGGCGAGGGGGGGGCTTGTCCTGGGGGAGGGAACGGGGTTGGAATGGGGGGTTTGGactgggggaattggggggttGGACTggggggaatgggattggggggtTGGACTGGGGAAGGATCAGGGGTTGgactgggggaaatggggtttggactggggaatgggattggggggtTGGACTGGGGGATTTGCactggggaatgggattgggggtgGGACTGAGGGGAACGGGATTGGGGGTTTATACTGGGAAAGGATCAGGGGTTGGACTGGGGGAAATGGAGTTTggactgggaaatgggattgggggttggattggggaatgggattggagGGGTTGGGTTTGgactgggggaaatggggttgGGGGGTTGGACTggggggaatgggattggaGGGTTTGGACTGGGGAAGGATTGGGGGTTGTACTGGGGGGAATGGACTGGGGGTTTGTACTGGGGAAAGGATCAGGGGTTGGACTGGgagaaatgggattgggggttTGTACTGGGAAAGAATTGGGGGTTGGactggggggaaatgggattggggggtTTGtactgggggaaatgggattgggagcttgtcctggggaaggagcaggggtTGGACTGGGGGAATTGGGGAGTTGGACTGGGGAAGGATTGGGGGTTGgactgggggaaatgggattggggagtgggactgggagaggatgGGGGGTTGgactgggggaaatgggattggagGGGTTTGTACTGGgggaatgggactggggggatgggactgggggaatgggattggggggtTGGGTTTGGACTGGgggaatgggactggggggATGGGACTGGGTGGATTTGTACTGGGAAAAGAGCGGGGGTTGGACtgggggaatgggattgggggattGGGTTTGTACTggggggaatgggattggggggaatgggattggggggtTTGTACTGGGAAAGGATTGGGAGGTTGGACTGGGAGAAATGGGATTGGAGGGGTTCGGGTTTGTactggggggaaatgggattgggggttTATGCTGGcgggaaatgggattgggggggaATTTgttctggggggaaaatggggttggggagggggacaggatTGGGGGTGAGCAAAAAGGATCAGggtgtgggaatgggatcaggggacagggagaggaagggaagagggTCAGGGGTAAGGGAAGGGGGGATCAGGGGGGATCAAGGGTCAGGATCAgggcaggggtttggggatggggctcaggatcagggcaggggtttggggatggggcTCAGGATCAGGGAGGGGCTCGGGGAtggggctcagggatggggCTCAGGATCAGGACAGGAGTTTGGGGATGGGGCTCAGGatcagggagggcagggggctcCCCCATTCCCACCTTGAGGCCGtgctggctgagcagggacTCCAGCCTGGGGTCTCCCAGGGACACGGCCGGGAAGAATTCCTGCacgtgctgccgccgccaccacggGGCCgggcctgggctgggggcacagggggctcAGCTGACCCCAGCACCTCCCCCCgaggcggggctgggggctcagggacccctccccactgACCTGGCCTCGCTGGAGGAGGTGAACCAGTACTTGTAGAGCTGGGCCCGCACGAAGGTGGGAGGGCGGCCCCGGAACGGGTACCGGGACTCGTCCGTCTGCACCAGGCGGATcactgcggggacagggacagggacagggatcagggacagggatcagatcactgcggggacagggacagggacagggatcagaTCACTGCGGGGACAGGGATCAGATCATTGGGGACAGGGCTCAGatcactgtggggacagggacagggatcagggctggggacagggctcaggggctggggacagtccAAACGTACCCCAAAGAGAGCGGGGACACCCCAAATGTACCCCAAACACACCAGGGACATCCCCAGGGTTGCAGGAACACCTTAAACCCAACCAGGGACaccacaaacccaaacccagacaCCCTCAGGGCTGTAGAAACACCCTGAACCCAAAGAGGGacaccccaaataaaccccaaacacagacagggacaccccaaacccaaacacagaCACCCCACAacactgtggggacaccccaaataCACCTCaaacacagacagggacacccccagggttGCAggaacaccccaaacccatctaGGGACACCTCACACCCAAACACAGACACTCCAGAATGCTGTGGGgggacatcccaaacccaaccagggacaccccaaacacaccagggacacccccagggttGTAGGAACATCTAAACCCAAACAGGAACACTCCAAACCCAAACAGGGACACCCCAACTACACCCCaaacacagacagggacagcccaaatccaacctgaacccaaacagggacaccccaaataaaccccaaacccacccagggacacctcaaacccacccagggacaccccagacccaaccagggacaccccagacccaaataaggacaccccaaacccaaccagggacaccccagacCCACGGTGGCAGCGATGCTGGGGAGACCCCcgctgccctgtgccctcctgccctgtgccccccagccccccctgtcccctgctgaccatcgggctgtccctgtccctgtcccctgctgaccatcgggctgtccctgcccgtgccccccagcccccctgtccctgctgaccgtcgggctgtccctgcagcagccgcagcaccagggcactgaaccaggggctgctctggtggGGCCCGAGGGCAGCGAACCAGAGCTGCCAGTCCAGGCGGGGCTGGTGCGGGGCCACCACGGCCGGGGCGGCGCTCACGTTCCCGGGCTTGTACATGAACTCGATCTCCTGTGGGGTGAGAAtagctgggaatggggacactgagagagcccagggctgtccctggagctgtgctcacgTTCCCGGGCTTGTACATGAACTCGATCTCCTGTGGGGTTGGGAAAGGGGACACTGAGAGAGCCCATGGGGTTTGTACATGAACTCGATCTCCTgtggggtgggaaaggggacactgagagagcccagggctgtccctggagctgtgctcacgTTCCCGGGATTGTACATGAACTCCATCTcctgtgggattgggaatggctgggaatggaaaaggggacactgacacagcccagggctgtccctggggctgggctcacGTTCCCGGGTTTGTACATGAACTCGATCTCCTGTGGGGGGGAATGgctggggatggaaaaggggaCACTGACAGAGCCCATGGAGTTTGTAAAGGAACTTCTGTAGGATTGGGAAcagctggggtgggaatggggacactgagagagcccagggctgtccctggagctgtgctcacgTTCCCGGGCTTGTACATGAACTCGATCTCCTGTGGGGCTAGGAatggctgggatgggaatggggacactgacaCAGCCCATGGGGTTTGTACATGAACTCctgtgggactgggaatggctggggtgggaatggagaCCCTGACAGAACACATGCCCGGGTTTGTACATGAATTCCATCTcctgtgggattgggaatggctgggatgggaatgaggaCCCTGTCACAGCTCAGGGTTGTCCATAGGAGTGCAAGGGGGACATGAACCTGGGAAACTCTGTGTGTGACATGGTAGGGGTGAGAAGTGCCCTCCCAGCCAAAATTCTGAgatgctggggcagggacacctccagaACCTGACCCAACCAAAGGCACAGAGTCacctcagctccagggaaaggaCAGTCCCAGCCAaaaccccaggattttggggcagggacacctccagaACCTGACCCAGCCAAGTGCCTGGTCCTGCCCAGGGTGACCCCAGCCTCAGGAAAAGGACACTGccacccaaaatcctggggTGGGACACCTCCAGAttcctgtgcccagctgtgcccattccACACTCaccatccagctgtgcccatcccagctgtgcccagctgtgcccacccccactccccatccagctgtgcccagctgtgcccatctcACACTCaccatccagctgtgcccaccccccCCCACTCaccatccagctgtgctcatcccagctgtgcccacccctgcccacccccactCACcgtccagctgtgcccatccctgcccaccccccaCTCactgtccagctgtgcccatccctgcccaccccccaCTCACcgtccagctgtgcccatccctgcccaccccccaCTCACcgtccagctgtgcccatcccagctgtgcccacccccaCTCACcgtccagctgtgcccatccctgcccacccctgcccacccccactCACCGTCCAGCCGTGCCCATCCCAGCTGCCCTCCAGGATGACCTCTGGCCGGCCGCCCACGCCGGTCATCCTGCGGAAGAGCCCGTAGGAATTGACCACCTGGAAGGGCTGCACGGCCCCGAAGGCGCGGTGGATGCCGGGCCACAGCTGCGCGTTGGATTGGTGTTCCATGTAGGTGAAGGGCACCTGGGGGGGCACGGGGGCTCTGTCACggcctggggggctctgggggtgcccAGGACCCCCCCCGTGGTGCCCAGGCCTCACCAGGCTGACGGCGAACAGCCCCACGGTGGCCGTGGCCATCGCTGCCC
This genomic interval from Catharus ustulatus isolate bCatUst1 chromosome 4, bCatUst1.pri.v2, whole genome shotgun sequence contains the following:
- the MIOX gene encoding inositol oxygenase → MSDLQAGPDSSEEPKPGKAKTEFRNYTEGKLIDRVYNTYLLMHTHQTVEFVRRKSAQYGSCSLRRMSVMEALELLDQVVDESDPDVDFPNSFHAFQTAEGIRRAHPDKDWFHLVGLLHDLGKVLVLFGEPQWAVVGDTFPVGCKVQKSVVYGDCTFHENPDTRDPRYSTECGMYQPGCGLDNVLMSWGHDEYMYQVMKFNNFALPKEAFYMVRFHSFYPWHAHGDYGHLCSEEDQRMLPWVRELNKFDLYTKQEELPDVQQLRAYYQGLIDKYCPGQLCW